A region of the Paracoccaceae bacterium genome:
CGCCCACGACCTCGCTGACCGGCAGGCGATACTCGAAGGAATAGCCGAAGTCGCCCACAAGGAAGCCGCTGACCCATGTCAGGTAGCGCCACCACATCGGCTGGTCGAAGCCGTAGCGTTCGCGCAGCATCTCGATCTCGGCCAGGTCGGCGGCCTCGCCCAGGGCGCGGAGTTCGGCGATGTGGCTTTCGAAGAAATCGCCGGGCGGCAGTTCGATGATGCAGAACACCAGCATCGAGATGAGCACGAGCGTCGGCACCATGACGAGGCAGCGCCAGAGGATGTAACCCAGCATCGGTTCAGGCCCCGTCGCCGTAGAAGAAGGTGTCCGGTGAATAGGCGCCGAAGTAGCTGGTCGGTTCGAACCCCCAGAGCGCCTTGTCGGGCACGTTGCGCAGCCGGGCCGAATGCACCACGGGTTGCAGGGCGCCGTTGACGGTGCCGATGGTGAATACCTGTTCGGCGCGCAGGCGCAGCATGCGGTGCCAGATCGCCTCGCGCGCCGCGGCGTCGGTGGAGCGGCGCCATTCGGCCAGATCGCCCAGCAGGGTCAGCGGCGCGTCCATGTCGGGCTTCGTGCCCGAGGTCGAGGCCGAGAAATAGTGCTGGCCCCAGATCGGCCACTGATACTGTTCGCCATTCGTGGGCGCGAGCGAGTCCGGCGACATGTCGGCGGTGGGAACGGCGTTCTCTATGCCCTGCCAGACCGACATCACTACCTGGCCCGCAAGCGCGCGGCTGCGGAAGATGTCGCGCTGCGAGGTGCGGATGTAGATCGCGATGCCGATCTCACGGAAATGATCGCGCACCAGTTCCAGCACATCGGTTTCCAGCGCGCTTTCGCCGGCGGTTTCCACCACGATGCCCGCCTGCCGCCCGTCGGCCAGCTTGCGGATGCCGCCGGGGCCGCGCGCGTCCAGCCCGGCCTCGTCCAGCAGCGCGTTGGCCAGCGCCGGATCGTGCTGCGACCAGGCGCGGGCATATTCCTCGCGGTAGAGGGGGCTTTCGGGCAGAACCGTATCGGCGCTTTCCCGGCCCAGGCCGTAGAACAGCACCTTGTTGATCTCCTCGCGGTCGATGGCGACCGACATCGCGCGGCGCACGCGGATGTCGCGGAACAGCGGCCGCCAGCCCGCATCGCCGCAGGTCAGGTTCGGGTAGAGCGCGACCGCCGATCCCTTGCTGTGCCGCCACAGCGACACCTTCAGCGGATAGCGGTCTTCGGCGTGCTTGAGGTGGGTGTAGTCGGCAAAGGTCAGCCAGGCGCCCTGAAGGTCGGTCTCGCCCGTGGCGGTCTTGGCCACCATCACCTCGGACGAGGCGACGTTCAGTTCGACGCGGTCGACATAGGGAAGCTGCTGGCCGGTCTCGTCCACCCGGTGGAAATAGGGGTTCCGTTCGAAGACGAACCGTTCGGCGGGCGGCGCGGTGCGCGGGCGCCAGGGCTCCAGCGTGGGAAGCTCGGGGTTCTCGGGGCGGTTCTGGCGGCCCATCTTGGTGTGCAGGCCCTGCCAGTCGTCGACGCGGTTCTTCTTGATCAGGTCCGCCAGCGATGCCTCGTCATTGTAGCGGGCGTGGAACTGGCGCAGGTAATGCGCCGGCGCGACCAGGATCACCGGCGCGGGCGAGGCGAGTTTCGACAGGAAGTCGGGCATCGGCGCGGGCCAGGAATAGCGCACCGTCAGGGCATCCCGCACCTCGAACCGCGGGGGGGTGTCGCCCTGCATCAGCTCGGTGGGCGGCCCGCCGCGATAGAGGTCGCGGTTGGTGATCATGTCCTCCCAGACATACTGGAAGTCGCTGGCGGTCATCGGTTCGCCGTCGGACCAGCGGTGCCCTTCGCGCAGGCGGAAGGTGAAGGCGCGGCCATCCTCGACCTCGACCGCCTGAAGGATGTCGGGCACGAGGTTCAGCCGGTCGTCATAGCCCACGAGCCGTGCATAGCCATAGAACGGCATCAGCCGCACGTCGCGCTGCCCGCCGACCAGCATGCGGATGGTGCCGCCGGGCTGCCCGGTCTGGCGTCCCATGGCGGCAAGGGGCATCACGCGCGGGTTCTTCGGCAGGCGGGCGGCCATCGGCGGCAGGCGCCCGGCCTCGACCTCGGCACGCAGCACCTCGGGTTCGGCAAGGGCGGTGGCGGCGCGGGGCAGCGCGGCGGCCGCCAGAAGGGCAAGGGTGGCGCGGCGGGTGATCATGCCACAAGCTCCCGCAGATCGGCGCTGCGGCGGGCCAGCACCTGATGCCCGCCCCCCAGATCGGCAGGCGCCAGATCGCCGCCCTCGTCGCGGAACGCGGCCGGCCAGGACGCGCTCGCCGTGGCCGAGGCGACGCCCGCGCAGGCGAAATCGAGCGGCCGGTCGAGATCGGGGAAGGGCACGGCCGCCAGCAGCGCACGGGTGTAGGGATGGACCGGGGCCGACATGATGACCTCGCGCGGGGCGATCTCGACAATCCGGCCCGCCCACATCACCGCCACCCGGTCGGCCATGTAGTCGACCACCGCAAGGTTGTGCGAGATGAACAGCGTGGTCAGCCCGAGATCCTTCTGCAGGTCCTTGAGCAGGTTCAGCACCTGCGCCTGCACCGAGACGTCCAGCGCGCTGACCGGTTCGTCGCAGACCAGCAGCGACGGCGACAGCGCCAGTGCGCGGGCGATCCCGATGCGCTGGCGCTGACCGCCCGAGAAGCTGTGCGGGAAACGGGCCGCCGCCGAGGGTTCAAGGCCGACGGCGCGCAGCAGGCCGGACACCGCGGCCTTGCGCCCCGACCCGTCAAGGCGGCGGTGGATTTCCATCGGCTCCGCGATGATGCCGCCCACCGTCATCCGGGGCGACAACGAGGCGACCGGGTCCTGGAACACCATCTGGATGCGGGTGCGCAGGTCGTGCAGCGCCGGGCCCTCCGCCCGCAGCACATCGACCGGGCCGCTTCCGTCATCGAAGATCACCGATCCCGCATCCGGCGTGACCGCGCGCATGATGATCTTGCTGACCGTGGTCTTGCCCGACCCGCTTTCGCCCACGAGACCCAGGCATTCGCCGCGCCGCACGGTGAAGCCGACGCCGTCGACCGCCTTGGCCACCGTCGATGCGCCCTTGCCGAACCAGCCCTCCTTGCGGATGCGGAAGGATTTCGTCAGCCCCTCGACGCGCAGGATCGCATGGTCGGCGGGCAGGTCGCGCGGCGGGGCAGCCTGCGCAGCCGGGCGGGCCGCCCTGAAGGCTTCGCGGTCGGGGCGGATGTCGCGCAGCGGGCGCAGCCGGTCGCCCGGCTTCATCCCGAAATGCGGGATGGCACCCATCAGGCCGCGCAGATAGGCGTGGCGCGGGCTGCGGAACAGCGGCGAGACCGGACCGGCCTCCATGATCTCGCCGTGGTAGATCACCACCACCTCGTCGGCGATGTTCGCCACCACGCCGAGGTCATGGGTGATCAGCAGGATCGCCATGCCCAGCCGTTCCTGAAGATCGCGCAGCAGTTTCAGGATCTGCGCCTGGATCGTGACGTCAAGCGCCGTGGTCGGTTCGTCCGCGATCAGCAGCGCGGGGTCGCAGATCAGCGCCATGGCGATCATCGCGCGCTGCCGCATGCCGCCCGACAGTTCGAACGGATACATGTCGAACACCCGGGCGGGGCGCGAGAACCCCACAAGCGCCAGCATTTCCTCGCAGCGGGTGCGGATGGCGCGAGCGCTGTCCGGGGCGTGGATGCGCAGCACTTCGGATATCTGGTTGCCGATGGTGTGCAGCGCCGAGAAGCTGGTCATCGGTTCCTGAAAGATCATGCCGATGCGGCGGCCCCGGATTGCACGCATCCGCCGCCCGTCCTGCGGCAGCGACAGCAGGTCGACCGGCGCGCCGGAGCCCAGCGGATCGTCAAAGAGGATGCGGCCCGACACCTCGGCCGCGCGCGGCTGCAGGCCCATCACGCACTGGCTGAGCACCGACTTGCCCGACCCGCTTTCGCCCACCAGCGCGGTCACCCGGCCCGGCAGAACCCGAAGCGCGGCGCCGCGCAGCGCCTCGATCCGCGCATGCGGCAGCCGGAAGGACACGCGCAGATCCTCGACGCGCAAAAGGTCACGCCCGTGGGTCATACCGAACGCCCCTTGTCTGCACGCATCGCGCCCGCCCCTGCGGGATGTCCCCGCCTTGCCGGTTGCGACGGTATTGCAGGGCAGGCGCGCTGTCTATCGGCTTGCACCGGGCAGAGGCGGACGGCTTAACTTCATGCACCGGAACAGGCGGGACGCGCGAAATGGCACCGAAACAGGAACTGGATGCGGCGATCGCCGAGGCGCAGGCGGCCCGGCGTTCGGGCGACGCATCCCGGGCCCGGGCCGTTCTGGCCGCCGTGGCGGCGGGCCATCTGGCGCATCTGCCGCCGGTGACCGCGCTCGGGCTGAACCGGCGGCTGCATGCGGCGCTGCTGCGGCAGGCCAAGGCCGATGGCGACCCGGTGGCGCGGGTGGGGTTTCAGGCGCATCTGGTGCCCCCGCCCGAGGTGCTGGACGGGATCACCGCCGCCGGCGGCGCGCTGCGTCAGGCCATGGTGCAGGCAGCGGCGCGGCCGATCCCCCGGGTGATCCATCAGGTCTGGATCGGCCCGCGTCCCCTGCCCCCGACAATTCCGGCCTGGGCCGCCCATGCGGAACGGCAGGGGTGGCGCCACCGGCTCTGGCGCGCGGCGGATCTGGCGGCGGCGGGGCATGACGCCGGTCCGGTCTTTGCCGAACGGCTGGCGGCGGGGGACTATCCCGGTGCGGTCGACGCGGCGCGCTATGCCATCCTGCTGGCCGAGGGCGGGGTCTATCTGGATGCCGACTGGTATCCGGCACGCGACGACATCGGCCTCGATCACGCGATTCCCATGGCGGGTCTTGCCGCCCTGGCCGAGGACGTGCCGCGCCTGACCGGGCGCGGGTCGCTGCTGCTGGCCAATTCCCTGATCGCGGCGGCGCCGGACCATCCGGCAATCCGGCGGCTGGTCGAGATCCTGCCGCTGGCCGCTGCCGCCATGCCGGGCGCCCCGGCATGGTGGGCAACCGGCCCGCTGGTGTTCACGCTGGTCGCGCGGCAGGGGCCGGTGACAGTGCCCGCGCCCGGGATGGTGGAACCCGGCCTGCCCCCCGGCACCACGCTGGCCATGGCGATGGCGCGCGCGGCCGAGGTGCAGGCACGCGACGGCGGGATGCTGATTCCGTGGAAGCCGTGGGACGCGGCAGAGGGCTAGACCAGGTCGTGCCCCGTCAGCCAGCGGCAGCCGGGATGGTCGCGCGTCGCCGCGACCAGGGCATCGAGAAACGCCCAGGCGGCGCCGTCATGCACCAGATGGTGCGACAGAATTCCCACCGGCCCCCCAGCCTGCACCGCGCGCGCCGTCTCGGCCATCAGCGCATCGGCAGGCCGCCCGCCCCGGGTGCCCCGCCAGTCGATGATGTCCACCTGCGTGTTGACCTGCGGCAGGACCCCGGGCCGGTTCGGGCCAAAGACCGACAGCGCCCGGAACCCGAGGCGCGGCAGCGTCGCGACCACATCCGGCGAGATGCGGTTCCAGGGCGGGACCAGCATCGGCACGAAACGCGGGCCGTGCAGGGACGACAGGTGCGAGAATCCCGCCGCCAGGTCCCCGGCGACCGTCGCGGCGGGGCGATGCGCGCCCAGTTCCTGCGCCTTCTCGCCCGCCGCCGCGTGATTTGTGTGCCGCCAGCCATGAACCGCCACCGCGACCCCGGGCTGGGCCGCCAGCCGTCGGGCCAGATCGGCTCCGGATGGCGCGGGGATCGCCGCCACCGTCACCGGCACGCCGAGCGCGAGCAGACGGTCGAGCGCGTCGGTCGGCACCACCGCATCGTCGTCGCGCAGCCACAGATCGGCGGTCAGGCCGCGTTCGGCCGCTCCGTCCAGCACCCGGCGCAGCATGTCGGCCGTCATGCGGCGGCCGCCTGCCGCAGGGCCCGGTCGAACCCGCGCGCGGCCGAGGCCAGCGAATGCCGCGCGGCAACCCGCGCCTGTGCCGCGCCCGCCATGCGCGCCCGCAGCCCGTCATCGGCCACAAGGCGCGACAGACCCGCAGCCAGCGCCGCCACGTCGCCGGACCCGGCCAGAATCCCCGTCTCGCCGTCGCAGACGACCTCGGGCACGCCCGCGGTCCGGAACGCGACAACCGGCAGGCCCGCCGCCTGCGCCTCGAGATAGGCCAGGCCATAGGCCTCGCCGCAGCCCGGCCAGGCATAGACCGACCCCTGCGACATCAGGCGCAGGACGTCGTCCGGGGCCAGTTGCCCGGCAAGGCGCACCCGGTCACCGAACGGCGCGAACAGGGCGGCGACCTCGGCGCGCATCTCGCCATCGCCCGCCACCGTCAGCCGCCAGTCGCCGGAAACCCGCGCCAGCGCGGCGGCAAGGTGGCGATAGCTTTCCATCTTGTCGCCGGGGCGCATCATGGCAACGGTCACTAGATGGCCAGGCTCGGGCATGGGGGGCAGAGGCGTGGTGTCGACGAAAGGCGCCAGCCGCAGCGTGCGGACCCCGGGCAGCGCCTGATGCAGCCCGGCCTCGTCCCGCGCGGTCAGGCAGATGTTCAGCGCCGCCTGCGCGGCCCCCTCGCGCACGCGCGCCTGCATCGCGGCCCACAGCCCGATGTCGCGCCGCGCCGACAGCGATGTCTCGACCGTCAGATAGGGCAGGCCGAACCGCGCCCCAAGCGCGGGGCCGATCAGGTCGGGCGCCTTGTAGTAGGGGTGATAGCAGAGGAAGGCATCGGGCGGCCCCTCGGCGGCCCAGTCGGCGGCGATGCGGTCGCGTTCCGCCGCGGCGGTCGCGGCAATCCGGTCATGTCCGGCCCGGTCGGCCGGATCGCGCAGGAAGGCGCGCAGGTCCGACACGACGCCCGCCTGGTGACCGGCCACCGCCAGCGCGCGCAGGATCAGCCGCGCCATCAGGCGGTCGCCCGACGGCACCGGATGGTCGGGCGCCTTCAGCGGCGCGTAGAACGCGACGCGCATCCGCCCCCTAGCCCTGCCCCGCCACGGCCGCGCACAGCGCCGCATCGGCCAGCACATCCATGCAATCCGGCGAGCGCACGAAATCGTCATAGAACAGCGTCCAGGGATCGGGCGCGCCGTCGCGGTAGGGGCCGAACTTGAAATACTGGTTCTGGCCCAGACCCTTGTCGTTGTGCCCGACATTGCCCTTCACCGTCACGATGCGCTTGCCGTTGGCAAAGACCTCCAGATGGCCGGTCCCGTCCGGCCCCGGAAGCGACCAGATCGCAAAGTCGATCCAGCCATCGCCCGGCGCGGGCAGCGGATTGCCGTAGGTGACATGCAAGGTCCTGTCGGTGCAGGCCGTGAAGCGCGGATCATCGGCCTCGGAAAATCCCGGCGCGGCGGCAACCAGAAGGCGCATCTGGTTCGTCTCGGGGCGCAGCCAGGCGGGCGTCTGGCCCTCGGGACACGCGGCAATCCCGGTTCCCGGCGGGACCGAGGGCGGGGCGTGGTTCGTCTCGACCGTGATGAACAGCTTGCCGCGCGTCATCCGGAAGGCAAGGTAGGGGCTGAAATCGCCCTCGGCCTCGGGTCCGATCTCGCGCTTCCACTGCGCGATCAGGTAGCGATGGTCGTCCTGCGGGATCGGGTCGCCGAAGCGCACCGAAAACCCGTACCACACGCCCCGGTCATAGGGCACGCGCAGCGCCGTGCGTTCCCAGATCTCGGCGCGTTCCGAACAGCCGTCGTCGGTCGGTTTGCACAGCGACACGACCGACAGCTTCAGCGCGCCCTGACCGTTCCGCACCACTTCGGGCTGGAAGGTCACGGTGCCCGCCGCCTGTTCGGCGTTCTCGCGGTAGTAAAGCCCGCCATCGGCGGCAAAATCGGCACCCTCGAACCCATCGCGCAGAACCATTGCCGTCGGGTCGGCCAGCGCCGCCGCCGCCGTCATCGCCAGGGCAATCCCCGCAGTCACCGTTCCGCGCATCCGATCCTCCGCTGCCGCTCCGGCGACGAACCTAGCCGCGACATCGCGGCATGGCGACAGCTAAGTGATCCCGGGCGCCTTGACTTCACGGGGGAATGACCCGACCACCGCAGGGCTTTCACCGATATGGGAGGGTCCGATGCCGGATGCGCCTTACGACAGGCTGATGGCCGCGATCGCATCGCGCCAGGCGCGGGTGGGGGTGATCGGGCTGGGCTATGTCGGCCTGCCGCTGGCGATCGCGGTCGCGCGTGCCGGGTTCCCCGTGACCGGCTTCGACATCGACCCCGCCAAGATCGAGGCGGTGGCGGCGGGGCAGAGCTACATCGAGGCGGTGCCCGACATCGCGCTGCGCGAAGCGGTCTTCGCCGGCAGGTTCGCCGCGACAACCGATTTCGCGGCGCTTGGCGCCTGCGACGTGGTGGTGATCTGCGTCCCGACGCCGCTGACCCGCCACCGCGAACCCGACCTGTCCTTCGTCACGTCGACCTGCCGGTCGATCTCCGCCTGCCTGCGCCCGGGGCAGTTGATCGTGCTGGAATCCACCACCTACCCGGGCACGACCGACGGCCCGGTGCGCGCAATCCTCGAAGAGACCGGCCTGCGGTCCGGCAGCGATTTCTTCCTCGGCTTCTCGCCCGAGCGCGAGGACCCCGGAAACCGCGCCTTCGATACCGCGACGATCCCCAAGGTCGTGGCAGGTGACGGGGCCGAGGCGGGCGCACTGGTCGCCGCCTTCTACGGCGCCTGCGTCGACCGCGTGGTGCCGGTGTCCACGACCGCCACGGCCGAGGCGGTGAAGATCACCGAGAACGTGTTCCGCGCGGTGAACATCGCGCTCGTGAACGAGTTGAAGCTGATCTACGACGCGATGGGGATCGACGTCTGGGAAGTGATCGAGGCGGCCAAGACCAAGCCCTTCGGCTTCATGCCCTTCTACCCCGGCCCCGGGCTGGGTGGCCACTGCATCCCGATCGACCCGTTCTACCTGACCTGGAAGTCGCGCGAGTACGACATGACCACCCGCTTCATCGAACTCGCGGGCGAGATCAACGCCGGAATGCCCGCGCATGTGGTCGCTCGACTGGCCGAGGCGCTTGACCGGCGGCTGGGCCGCGCGCTCAGCCGCAGCCGGGTTCTGGTGCTGGGACTGGCCTACAAGAAGAACGTGCCCGACATCCGCGAAAGCCCGGCCCTGCGGCTGATCGAACTGCTGGAGGAACGCGGGGCCAGTGCCGCCTATCACGACCCCTTCGTGCCCGCCATTCCGCGCACGCGGGCCTATGGCGCGCTGATGGGGCGCGCATCGGTGCCGCTGGACGCCGCGACGATCGAGGGCTTCGACGCCGTGCTGATCGCCACCGACCACGATGCGCTCGACTATGCGCTGATCGCAGGACACGCCGCACTGGTGATCGACACGCGCAATGCCATCGCGCGGCGCGGGCTGCCGATGGACCGGGTGGTCAAGGCGTGACGCTGCCGCCCGTCGCCGTCATCGCCGACGCGCACCGCGCCGAGATCGCGGCCGACCCGGGCGCCGACGGCGTGGTGCTGAACGGCCGGCAGGTCTGGCTTCGGCCCTGGGACGACGTGGTGACGGCGTCACGCGCGGTGAACGAAAGCCCCGCGCTGTTCGACGCCGCGATCGAGCGGGTGCAGGCGCGCGGCATCCGGCATGTCGTCCTGCTGGGCGACTACACCGATGCGGGACAGACCGGCGCGACGGCCGCGCTGGCGGCACGGCTGGCCCTGTGGCGCGACCGGGCGGGACTGGTGTTCCACGCCCTGCCCGGCAACCACGACATGTGGGGCGTCGCAGGCAAGCACAGCGCCGCCCGCGTGCTGCGCGCCGACGGCGGCAGCGTCAGTGTCAGCAGCGACCCGGACCTGCCGGGCGCCGGGCCCGGCAGGATCCTGTCCCCCGGGATGCGCATCGCCGGGCAGGCCGATGCGCTGCGGGCGATGGCGGGCTTCGGCTACATGCGCCGCCCCGGCGATCTGCACTGGGAAAGCCCCTTCGGCGCGGACGACCGGCCAGACGCCCGCCAGCACGTCATGCAGGCGCGCGACGGCAGCGTTTCGCACCGCGTGCTCGACGCATCCTATCTGGTGGAACCGGCGGCGGGCCTGTGGCTGCTGATGCTGGATGCCAATGTCTGGGAACCGCGCCCGGGCATCGCCGACCCGCGCCGCAAGCGTGCCTTCCTCGACCCGTCCGATGCGGGCTGGACGGCCGTGGTGGCGCAGCGTCCCCGCCTGATCGACTGGGTTGCCGGGGTTGCGGCGCGGGCGCGGGCTGGCGGCAAGACGCTGCTGGCGCTGTCGCACTACCCCCTGCGCGATCCGTTCGGGGCTGCAGGCACGGGGCTGGGGCATCTGGGCCATGCCACGCTGTCGCGCCGGGCCCCGGACCCTGCGGTGGCACAGGTTCTGGCCGATGCGGGCGTCACGCTGCACCTTGGCGGCCACATGCACGTGCGGGGCGAAAGCCGGGGCGGCGGGCTCCGGGACGTGGCGGTGCCGTCGCTGGTGGCATGGCCGCCCGGCTTTGCGGTGGTGCACCCCGGCGATGGCGGGCGGGTCGAACAGGTCTCGCTGGGCGATGTGCCCTGCGATCGCGCGCTGATGGCGATCTATGCCGCGCAGGGCGCCGATGGCGAAGGCGCAGCGGCACGGACCATCGGTGACTTCCTTCTGGCGCAGGCGCGCGCGCGGGCGATCCGCCGCCACCTGCCGCGCGACTGGCCGCCGGGGGCCGCGGCGCTGCTGGCAGGCAGTCTGGCCGATCTGGCGCAGGGCCTGGGCCTGCCCGGCGATGGCGTCCTGGGCCGGGTGGCCGGACGCGATCTTGCGGCCGACTGGCATGTGCTGCGCCCTGGCGCCACCCCGGCCGAGGCGGCGATTCCCGCCGATCGCGCCCGCGCCTATGCCCGGCTGTCCGCCGCCCTGACCGCCAGCGCACCGCGCCTGCCCTCCGATCTGGCCGCGCTGGCACGGGTGATCGGGCACCTGTCGCGCCTTACCTCGGGGCTGGTCGCGCCAGACGGCGCAGCACCCTGACGGCCCCCTGCCCCGCCAGCCCGGCCAGCATTGTTCCGACCGACCAGACAAGCCCCGCGATCCCCGCAACCAGCGCCCAGCCGGTATCGACCAGCCGCACCGTCGCCCGCAGGAACCGTGTCTTGCCCAGGACCTCGGCCCGCCCGACAGCGCGCGGGCCCAGCGCCACGGCGGCATCCGCGACCCGCGTCGCCTCGGCACCGCTGTCGGCCAGCCGCATCAGGTGCAGCGCCCCCTCGGTGCCCAGGGCGGCGCGCATCCGCCCCGCATCCTCGGCAAGCCGGGCCAGCGGTGCCAGCGCATCGGGGCGGAACGCCCGCGCCACGTCGTCCAGGCTGCGTGCCCGGGCCAGCGCAGGCAGGTCGGCCCCGGCCCGGACACCGGCGATCACCGAGGCTTCCAGCGCGGGCGAAAGCACCCGCATGCCGCGCGCCGCCCGGGCCAGCGCCGCCCCCGCCTTGAGCGTCGCCGAACTGCCGCCCGAGGCCAGCACAAGGGCCGTCGCCCCCAGCCCGACGACCGACAATGCCAGATCCACCTCGTCGATCTCGTCGCCAAGCATCCAGTCCGTCCCCGCCTTGACGAGGCCGCGCACATCCTCGACCGGTGTCAGCAGGATCGGCCCCTTGCAGACCAGCACGTTCGACAGGGTGCAGGCCCGGATGTCCCAGGCGCAGGCAAGGCAGTCGTCGGCCATTGCCAGCATGCCGAAGTCGGCCGCGCGCAGATCGGCAAAGGTCTCGGGAAGAGGAACGGCACGCTCGGCAGCGACGGCGGCCAGCGCGTCGAGCGCAACCCAGTTGCGCGGGTCTTCGGCCAGCCGGGCGGCGATCAGGGCCGAAATCCGGTCGGGTGTGGCGGCGCGGGCCATGGCGCGGTCGGTCGCGGCCACGATCTCGGCCGCAGTGGCGGCACGCAGCGGCGCGAGCATCGGGTCGGCGGCGACCAGCGCCGCCGCCTGCCACGTCATCGCCGCCGCGCCGAGCGCGACAAGGAACAGGACGGCGCGCGCCGCCCGTCTCACCGGCGGCGAGACCGGATCATCCCCACGATGTCATGGACCTGATCCAGCACCGGCCGCGCGATGGCCTCGGCCCTGTCGGCCCCCTCGCCAAGGATACGGTCGATCTCGGCGGGGTCCTGCATCAGGTCGACCATGCGCGTCGTGATCGGTTCCAGCTTCGCCACAGCCAGATCGGCCAGTGCGGGCTTGAAGGTGCCGAAGGCGGCCCCGGCGTACTGGGCGATCACCTGTTCCGCACTGATGCCGCCAAGCGCGGCATAGATGTTGACCAGGTTGCGCGCCTCGGGGCGGTCCTTCAGCCCGTCCAGCGTTTCGGGCAGCGGCGCGGGATCGGTCTTGGCCTTGCGGATCTTCCTGGCGATGGTGTCGGCGTCATCGGTCAGGTTGATGCGGCTCTGGTCCGAGGGGTCGGACTTCGACATCTTGCTGGTCCCGTCGCGCAGCGACATCACGCGGGTGGCGGCGCCCTCGATCACCGGCTCGGTGATCGGGAAGAAGTTCACGCCGTAGTCGTGGTTGAACTTCATGGCGATGTCGCGGGTCAGTTCCAGGTGCTGCTTCTGGTCCTCGCCCACCGGCACATGGGTGGCCTTGTAGGCCAGGATGTCGGCGGCCATCAGCGAGGGATAGGCCAGCAGCCCCAGCGAGGAATTCTCGGCGTTCTTGCCGGCCTTGTCCTTGAACTGGGTCATCCGGTGCATCCAGCCGATGCGCGCCACGCAGTTGAAGATCCAGGCAAGCTCGGCATGGGCGGAAACCTGGCTCTGGTTGAACAGGATCGACCGCGCCGGGTCGATGCCTGCCGCGATGAAGCCCGCCGCCGCCTCGCGCGTCTGCCTGCGCAGCTTCTCGGGATCCTGCCAGACGGTGATCGCGTGCATGTCGACGAGGCAATAGACCGTCTCGATCCCCTCGTCCTGCTTTTCCACGAAGCGCTTCAGCGC
Encoded here:
- a CDS encoding ABC transporter substrate-binding protein — its product is MITRRATLALLAAAALPRAATALAEPEVLRAEVEAGRLPPMAARLPKNPRVMPLAAMGRQTGQPGGTIRMLVGGQRDVRLMPFYGYARLVGYDDRLNLVPDILQAVEVEDGRAFTFRLREGHRWSDGEPMTASDFQYVWEDMITNRDLYRGGPPTELMQGDTPPRFEVRDALTVRYSWPAPMPDFLSKLASPAPVILVAPAHYLRQFHARYNDEASLADLIKKNRVDDWQGLHTKMGRQNRPENPELPTLEPWRPRTAPPAERFVFERNPYFHRVDETGQQLPYVDRVELNVASSEVMVAKTATGETDLQGAWLTFADYTHLKHAEDRYPLKVSLWRHSKGSAVALYPNLTCGDAGWRPLFRDIRVRRAMSVAIDREEINKVLFYGLGRESADTVLPESPLYREEYARAWSQHDPALANALLDEAGLDARGPGGIRKLADGRQAGIVVETAGESALETDVLELVRDHFREIGIAIYIRTSQRDIFRSRALAGQVVMSVWQGIENAVPTADMSPDSLAPTNGEQYQWPIWGQHYFSASTSGTKPDMDAPLTLLGDLAEWRRSTDAAAREAIWHRMLRLRAEQVFTIGTVNGALQPVVHSARLRNVPDKALWGFEPTSYFGAYSPDTFFYGDGA
- a CDS encoding ABC transporter ATP-binding protein; this translates as MTHGRDLLRVEDLRVSFRLPHARIEALRGAALRVLPGRVTALVGESGSGKSVLSQCVMGLQPRAAEVSGRILFDDPLGSGAPVDLLSLPQDGRRMRAIRGRRIGMIFQEPMTSFSALHTIGNQISEVLRIHAPDSARAIRTRCEEMLALVGFSRPARVFDMYPFELSGGMRQRAMIAMALICDPALLIADEPTTALDVTIQAQILKLLRDLQERLGMAILLITHDLGVVANIADEVVVIYHGEIMEAGPVSPLFRSPRHAYLRGLMGAIPHFGMKPGDRLRPLRDIRPDREAFRAARPAAQAAPPRDLPADHAILRVEGLTKSFRIRKEGWFGKGASTVAKAVDGVGFTVRRGECLGLVGESGSGKTTVSKIIMRAVTPDAGSVIFDDGSGPVDVLRAEGPALHDLRTRIQMVFQDPVASLSPRMTVGGIIAEPMEIHRRLDGSGRKAAVSGLLRAVGLEPSAAARFPHSFSGGQRQRIGIARALALSPSLLVCDEPVSALDVSVQAQVLNLLKDLQKDLGLTTLFISHNLAVVDYMADRVAVMWAGRIVEIAPREVIMSAPVHPYTRALLAAVPFPDLDRPLDFACAGVASATASASWPAAFRDEGGDLAPADLGGGHQVLARRSADLRELVA
- a CDS encoding polysaccharide deacetylase family protein; the protein is MTADMLRRVLDGAAERGLTADLWLRDDDAVVPTDALDRLLALGVPVTVAAIPAPSGADLARRLAAQPGVAVAVHGWRHTNHAAAGEKAQELGAHRPAATVAGDLAAGFSHLSSLHGPRFVPMLVPPWNRISPDVVATLPRLGFRALSVFGPNRPGVLPQVNTQVDIIDWRGTRGGRPADALMAETARAVQAGGPVGILSHHLVHDGAAWAFLDALVAATRDHPGCRWLTGHDLV
- a CDS encoding glycosyltransferase family 4 protein: MRVAFYAPLKAPDHPVPSGDRLMARLILRALAVAGHQAGVVSDLRAFLRDPADRAGHDRIAATAAAERDRIAADWAAEGPPDAFLCYHPYYKAPDLIGPALGARFGLPYLTVETSLSARRDIGLWAAMQARVREGAAQAALNICLTARDEAGLHQALPGVRTLRLAPFVDTTPLPPMPEPGHLVTVAMMRPGDKMESYRHLAAALARVSGDWRLTVAGDGEMRAEVAALFAPFGDRVRLAGQLAPDDVLRLMSQGSVYAWPGCGEAYGLAYLEAQAAGLPVVAFRTAGVPEVVCDGETGILAGSGDVAALAAGLSRLVADDGLRARMAGAAQARVAARHSLASAARGFDRALRQAAAA
- a CDS encoding polysaccharide lyase, which encodes MRGTVTAGIALAMTAAAALADPTAMVLRDGFEGADFAADGGLYYRENAEQAAGTVTFQPEVVRNGQGALKLSVVSLCKPTDDGCSERAEIWERTALRVPYDRGVWYGFSVRFGDPIPQDDHRYLIAQWKREIGPEAEGDFSPYLAFRMTRGKLFITVETNHAPPSVPPGTGIAACPEGQTPAWLRPETNQMRLLVAAAPGFSEADDPRFTACTDRTLHVTYGNPLPAPGDGWIDFAIWSLPGPDGTGHLEVFANGKRIVTVKGNVGHNDKGLGQNQYFKFGPYRDGAPDPWTLFYDDFVRSPDCMDVLADAALCAAVAGQG
- a CDS encoding nucleotide sugar dehydrogenase; translated protein: MAAIASRQARVGVIGLGYVGLPLAIAVARAGFPVTGFDIDPAKIEAVAAGQSYIEAVPDIALREAVFAGRFAATTDFAALGACDVVVICVPTPLTRHREPDLSFVTSTCRSISACLRPGQLIVLESTTYPGTTDGPVRAILEETGLRSGSDFFLGFSPEREDPGNRAFDTATIPKVVAGDGAEAGALVAAFYGACVDRVVPVSTTATAEAVKITENVFRAVNIALVNELKLIYDAMGIDVWEVIEAAKTKPFGFMPFYPGPGLGGHCIPIDPFYLTWKSREYDMTTRFIELAGEINAGMPAHVVARLAEALDRRLGRALSRSRVLVLGLAYKKNVPDIRESPALRLIELLEERGASAAYHDPFVPAIPRTRAYGALMGRASVPLDAATIEGFDAVLIATDHDALDYALIAGHAALVIDTRNAIARRGLPMDRVVKA